One genomic window of Solanum stenotomum isolate F172 chromosome 9, ASM1918654v1, whole genome shotgun sequence includes the following:
- the LOC125875717 gene encoding F-box/LRR-repeat MAX2 homolog A, whose translation MAAQLTCITTISDLPDVILSNIIAAVSDVRSRNSTSLVCRKWLVLERSTRSSLTLRGNVRDLFMLPTCFRSVTHLDLSLISPWGHPLLSPTAVADPFLIAQLLHHAFPSITSLVLYTRNPCILRILPPLWPNLKEIKLVRWHQRPQLSAGEELNMLFTENCPKLHSLDLSNFYCWTDDIPVALESHPAVAANLTSLNLLNSSFPEGFKSDEISSITRACPNLKEFRVACMFDPRYIGFVGDEGLVSIANNCPKLSVLHLADTSALSNARGDRNDEGFTQEDAKFSVSTLIEVFSGLPILEELVLDVCNNVRDTGPALEILNKKCPKSRSLKLGQFHGVSMPIESKLDGVALCEGLQSLSIRNVGDLNDMGLIAIGRGCSRLTKFEIQGCKKITMRGMRTLASLLKNTLVDVKISCCKNLGASYSLKALEPIQERIQRLHIDCVWDSVEEFEDLDGYGYGFDLNVNDGGEASSNSAGSGDTFECEEDAFMFKQQKRCKYEEVNGHASGYSGRSWDQLQSLSLWIEVGELLTPLTAAGLEDCPNLEEINIKVEGDCRLWSKPSGREFGLSTLLYYPMLSKMHLDCGDTIGYAHTAPSGQMDLSLWERFYLFGIGNLSLTELDYWPPQDRDVNQRCLSLPAAGLLQECVTLRKLFIHGTAHEHFMMFFLRIPNLRDVQLREDYYPAPENDMSTEMRADSLSRFEAALNRRLISD comes from the coding sequence ATGGCTGCACAGCTTACTTGTATCACCACCATTAGCGACCTCCCCGATGTCATCCTCTCCAACATCATCGCCGCCGTCTCCGACGTCCGCAGCCGCAACTCCACCTCCCTCGTCTGCCGGAAATGGCTCGTCCTCGAACGTTCCACGCGCTCCTCCCTCACGCTCCGTGGCAACGTCCGTGACCTCTTCATGTTACCCACTTGCTTCAGATCCGTTACTCACCTTGACCTCTCCCTTATCTCACCTTGGGGTCATCCACTCCTCTCCCCCACCGCCGTTGCTGACCCTTTCTTAATCGCCCAACTCCTCCACCACGCGTTTCCGTCCATCACTTCCCTTGTTCTGTACACGCGCAACCCGTGTATCCTAAGGATCTTGCCTCCGTTATGGCCAAACCTCAAGGAAATCAAGCTTGTTCGATGGCATCAACGTCCGCAATTATCTGCTGGGGAGGAGCTCAATATGCTATTTACAGAGAATTGCCCAAAGCTTCATTCGCTAGATTTGTCCAATTTTTACTGCTGGACGGATGATATTCCTGTCGCACTTGAATCTCATCCTGCAGTTGCAGCTAATCTCACGAGCTTAAATCTCTTGAATTCGAGTTTTCCTGAAGGGTTTAAGTCTGATGAGATTAGCTCGATAACGCGAGCTTGCCCCAATTTGAAGGAGTTTCGTGTTGCTTGTATGTTTGATCCCAGGTACATTGGGTTTGTAGGTGATGAAGGTTTGGTTTCTATAGCTAACAATTGTCCCAAATTATCGGTGCTTCATTTGGCTGATACTTCAGCTTTGTCAAACGCTAGGGGTGATCGAAATGATGAGGGGTTCACTCAAGAGGACGCGAAGTTCAGTGTTTCAACTTTGATTGAGGTATTTTCTGGTCTTCCAATACTTGAAGAGCTTGTTTTAGATGTTTGTAATAATGTTAGAGACACCGGTCCTGCGTTGGAAATTTTGAATAAGAAATGCCCTAAATCGAGATCGTTGAAGTTGGGGCAATTCCATGGTGTTTCTATGCCAATTGAATCAAAGTTGGACGGAGTGGCTCTTTGTGAAGGGCTTCAATCCTTGTCGATAAGGAATGTGGGGGACTTGAATGATATGGGTTTGATAGCTATCGGTAGAGGGTGTTCGAGGTTAACCAAGTTTGAGATTCAAGGTTGTAAAAAGATTACTATGAGGGGCATGAGGACACTAGCTTCTTTGCTTAAGAATACGTTGGTTGATGTCAAGATATCTTGCTGCAAGAATCTTGGAGCCTCTTATTCATTGAAAGCATTGGAGCCAATACAAGAACGGATCCAAAGGCTTCACATTGATTGTGTGTGGGATAGcgttgaagaatttgaagatctTGATGGTTATGGATACGGGTTTGATCTTAATGTGAACGATGGAGGTGAGGCATCAAGCAACTCTGCTGGTTCTGGGGACACATTTGAATGCGAGGAAGATGCATTCATGTTTAAACAACAGAAAAGGTGCAAGTATGAGGAAGTTAATGGCCATGCTAGTGGATATAGTGGACGATCATGGGATCAGCTGCAATCCCTCTCTCTTTGGATTGAGGTTGGTGAACTTCTGACTCCTTTAACAGCTGCAGGTCTTGAAGACTGTCCTAACTTAGAAGAGATCAACATTAAAGTGGAAGGAGATTGCAGGCTATGGTCAAAACCTTCGGGGCGAGAATTTGGACTGAGCACTCTTCTATACTATCCTATGCTATCCAAGATGCATTTGGATTGTGGAGATACCATAGGTTATGCACACACCGCACCATCAGGGCAGATGGATTTGAGCTTGTGGGAAAGGTTTTATCTGTTTGGGATTGGAAATTTGAGCCTTACTGAACTTGATTACTGGCCACCACAAGATAGGGACGTTAACCAAAGGTGTCTATCCCTACCAGCAGCTGGGCTGCTACAAGAATGTGTCACTCTCAGAAAACTCTTCATCCATGGAACAGCACATGAACATTTCATGATGTTCTTTCTTAGGATCCCGAACTTAAGAGATGTACAACTGAGAGAAGATTACTATCCCGCACCTGAGAATGACATGAGTACAGAGATGAGGGCAGACTCCTTGAGCCGCTTTGAAGCTGCCCTAAACAGGCGCCTGATATCTGATTGA